Proteins from a genomic interval of Mustela lutreola isolate mMusLut2 chromosome 4, mMusLut2.pri, whole genome shotgun sequence:
- the GCC1 gene encoding GRIP and coiled-coil domain-containing protein 1 isoform X2 — translation MEKFGMNFGGGPSKKDLLETIETQKKQLLQYQARLKDVVRAYKSLLKEKEALEASIKVLSVSHEADVGLTGVQPPGLSFPDSVDDRCSTHSEDSTGTATSLDTAASLTSTKGEFGVEDDRPARGPPPPKSEEASGSESGVSSSSGDGPSGGGEVDKRLHQLKTQLATLTSSLATVTQEKSRMEASYLADKKKMKQDLEDTSKKAEEERGRLEGELKGLQEQIAETKARLITQQHDRAQEQSDHALMLRELQKLLQEERTQRQDLELRLEETREALAGRAYAAGQMEGFELQTKQLTREVEDLKGELQALRDEKNRPDPRLRELQEEAACLKSHFQAQLQQEMRKTALAEDQLRQQSQVEEQRVAALENQISELSELLGTYEKAKQKDQLAIQKLKERILQLDLENKTLALAASSRSPLDSHGEESSLDVNVLKDKMEQLKRLLQVAARKSQVTLDVEKLCDLEIMAGSEAADGEKASALYYQQELKQLKEEFERYKMRAQVVLKSKNTKDGNLAKELEEAQEQLAELKEKYISLRLSCEELERQHGQEAEDWKQELARLQHTHRQELEQSQLDFRERALRLEEELHKQRDRALAVLAEKDLELEQLRSVALSSGLPGRRSPVGGGGPGDPADLSAPDSLTQALQLAAANEPTFFLYAEQLARKEVEIASLRKQKHRLEGEVRQLQDRLLEDGERHREQVAALQSHIEKNIRDQNREGANLEYLKNIIYRFLTLPDSLGRQQTLTAILTILHFSPEEKQAITRLPTGGSWWPSGKR, via the exons ATGGAGAAGTTTGGCATGAATTTCGGGGGCGGACCGAGCAAGAAGGACCTGCTGGAGACCATTGAGACGCAGAAGAAGCAGCTCCTCCAGTACCAGGCACGTCTTAAGGATGTGGTCCGCGCCTATAAAAGCCTCCTGAAAGAGAAGGAGGCTCTAGAGGCCAGCATTAAGGTGCTGTCGGTATCCCATGAGGCAGATGTGGGCCTCACAGGTGTCCAGCCTCCAGGCCTCTCTTTTCCTGACTCTGTGGATGACCGATGTTCCACTCACAGCGAGGATAGCACTGGGACCGCCACCAGCTTGGATACTGCGGCAAGTCTCACCAGCACCAAGGGTGAATTTGGGGTAGAGGATGACAGGCCGGCTCGTGGACCCCCACCTCCAAAGTCCGAAGAAGCCAGCGGGTCGGAGAGTGGCGTTAGTAGTAGCAGTGGGGATGGACcatctgggggtggggaagtggaCAAACGACTGCACCAGCTGAAGACTCAGTTGGCTACTTTGACCAGCTCTTTGGCTACAGTCACCCAGGAGAAGTCTCGCATGGAAGCTTCTTACCTGGCTGACAAGAAGAAGATGAAACAGGACTTAGAGGATACCAGTAAAAAGGCAGAAGAGGAGCGGGGCCGTCTGGAGGGAGAATTGAAGGGGCTGCAGGAGCAGATAGCAGAAACCAAAGCCCGACTTATCACCCAGCAGCATGATCGGGCCCAAGAGCAAAGTGACCATGCCTTGATGCTTCGTGAGCTCCAGAAACTGCTGCAGGAGGAGAGGACCCAGCGCCAGGACTTGGAGCTTCGGCTGGAAGAGACCAGAGAAGCCCTGGCAGGACGGGCTTATGCAGCTGGTCAGATGGAAGGGTTTGAGCTGCAGACCAAGCAGCTGACCCGTGAGGTGGAGGACTTGAAAGGTGAGCTGCAGGCTCTTCGGGATGAGAAGAATCGGCCTGACCCTCGGCTGCGGGAGCTTCAGGAAGAGGCTGCCTGCCTGAAGAGCCATTTCCAGGCTCAGCTGCAGCAGGAAATGAGGAAG ACAGCCCTTGCGGAAGATCAGCTACGCCAGCAATCTCAGGTGGAAGAGCAGAGGGTGGCGGCCCTGGAGAATCAAATCTCTGAGCTGTCCGAGCTGCTGGGCACCTATGAGAAAGCCAAGCAGAAGGACCAGCTGGCTATCCAGAAGCTAAAGGAGCGCATCCTGCAGCTGGACCTGGAGAACAAGACGCTGGCGCTCGCCGCCTCCAGCCGCTCCCCGCTGGACAGCCATGGCGAGGAGTCCAGTCTGGATGTCAACGTCCTGAAGGATAAGATGGAGCAGCTGAAGAGGCTGCTGCAGGTGGCGGCCAGGAAAAGCCAGGTGACCCTGGACGTGGAGAAGCTCTGTGACCTGGAGATAATGGCCGGCTCGGAGGCTGCCGACGGGGAGAAGGCTTCGGCACTCTACTACCAACAGGAGCTGAAGCAGCTGAAGGAGGAGTTCGAGAGGTACAAGATGAGGGCCCAGGTGGTCCTCAAGAGCAAGAACACCAAGGACGGCAATCTGGCCAAGGAGCTGGAGGAGGCCCAGGAACAGCTCGCCGAGCTGAAGGAGAAGTACATCTCCCTGCGGCTGTCCTGCGAGGAGCTCGAGCGCCAGCACGGGCAGGAGGCCGAGGACTGGAAGCAGGAGCTGGCCCGGCTGCAGCACACGCACCGCCAGGAGCTGGAGCAGAGCCAGCTGGACTTCAGGGAGCGTGCGCTGCGCCTAGAAGAGGAGCTGCACAAGCAGCGGGACCGGGCCCTGGCTGTGCTGGCCGAGAAGGACTTGGAGCTGGAGCAGCTGCGCTCCGTGGCCTTGTCCTCGGGGCTGCCGGGTCGCCGGAGCCCGGTGGGTGGCGGGGGGCCCGGGGACCCGGCCGACCTGTCGGCCCCGGACAGCCTGACCCAGGCGCTGCAGCTGGCCGCGGCCAACGAGCCCACGTTCTTCCTGTACGCCGAGCAGCTGGCCCGCAAGGAGGTGGAGATCGCGTCGCTACGGAAGCAGAAGCACAGGCTGGAGGGGGAGGTTCGGCAGCTGCAGGACCGGCTGCTGGAGGACGGGGAGCGGCACCGAGAGCAGGTAGCCGCCCTACAGAGCCACATTGAGAAGAACATCAGGGATCAGAATAGGGAAGGAGCCAACCTGGAGTACCTCAAAAACATCATCTACCGCTTCCTGACCTTGCCTGACAGCCTGGGCCGCCAGCAGACCCTCACGGCCATCCTGACCATCTTGCATTTCAGTCCCGAGGAGAAGCAAGCCATCACGCGCCTCCCCACCGGTGGGAGCTGGTGGCCTTCTGGCAAGAGATGA
- the ARF5 gene encoding ADP-ribosylation factor 5 translates to MGLTVSALFSRIFGKKQMRILMVGLDAAGKTTILYKLKLGEIVTTIPTIGFNVETVEYKNICFTVWDVGGQDKIRPLWRHYFQNTQGLIFVVDSNDRERVQESADELQKMLQEDELRDAVLLVFANKQDMPNAMPVSELTDKLGLQHLRSRTWYVQATCATQGTGLYDGLDWLSHELSKR, encoded by the exons ATGGGCCTCACCGTGTCCGCGCTCTTTTCGCGGATCTTCGGGAAGAAGCAGATGAGGATCCTCATGG TTGGCTTGGATGCAGCCGGCAAGACCACAATCTTGTACAAACTGAAGTTGGGGGAGATTGTCACCACCATCCCCACCATAG GCTTCAATGTGGAAACAGTGGAATACAAGAACATTTGTTTCACAGTCTGGGACGTGGGAGGCCAGGACAAGATTCGGCCTCTGTGGCGGCACTACTTCCAGAACACTCAG ggcCTCATCTTCGTAGTGGACAGTAATGACCGAGAGAGGGTCCAGGAATCTGCTGACGAGCTCCAGAAGATG CTGCAGGAGGACGAGCTGCGGGATGCCGTGCTGCTGGTGTTTGCCAACAAGCAGGACATGCCCAACGCCATGCCCGTGAGCGAGCTCACCGACAAGCTGGGCCTGCAGCACTTGCGGAGCCGCACG TGGTACGTCCAGGCCACCTGTGCCACCCAAGGCACAGGCCTGTATGATGGGCTCGACTGGCTGTCCCACGAGCTGTCCAAGCGCTAA
- the GCC1 gene encoding GRIP and coiled-coil domain-containing protein 1 isoform X1 — protein sequence MEKFGMNFGGGPSKKDLLETIETQKKQLLQYQARLKDVVRAYKSLLKEKEALEASIKVLSVSHEADVGLTGVQPPGLSFPDSVDDRCSTHSEDSTGTATSLDTAASLTSTKGEFGVEDDRPARGPPPPKSEEASGSESGVSSSSGDGPSGGGEVDKRLHQLKTQLATLTSSLATVTQEKSRMEASYLADKKKMKQDLEDTSKKAEEERGRLEGELKGLQEQIAETKARLITQQHDRAQEQSDHALMLRELQKLLQEERTQRQDLELRLEETREALAGRAYAAGQMEGFELQTKQLTREVEDLKGELQALRDEKNRPDPRLRELQEEAACLKSHFQAQLQQEMRKFALGLCGFSGRISICPLALQTALAEDQLRQQSQVEEQRVAALENQISELSELLGTYEKAKQKDQLAIQKLKERILQLDLENKTLALAASSRSPLDSHGEESSLDVNVLKDKMEQLKRLLQVAARKSQVTLDVEKLCDLEIMAGSEAADGEKASALYYQQELKQLKEEFERYKMRAQVVLKSKNTKDGNLAKELEEAQEQLAELKEKYISLRLSCEELERQHGQEAEDWKQELARLQHTHRQELEQSQLDFRERALRLEEELHKQRDRALAVLAEKDLELEQLRSVALSSGLPGRRSPVGGGGPGDPADLSAPDSLTQALQLAAANEPTFFLYAEQLARKEVEIASLRKQKHRLEGEVRQLQDRLLEDGERHREQVAALQSHIEKNIRDQNREGANLEYLKNIIYRFLTLPDSLGRQQTLTAILTILHFSPEEKQAITRLPTGGSWWPSGKR from the exons ATGGAGAAGTTTGGCATGAATTTCGGGGGCGGACCGAGCAAGAAGGACCTGCTGGAGACCATTGAGACGCAGAAGAAGCAGCTCCTCCAGTACCAGGCACGTCTTAAGGATGTGGTCCGCGCCTATAAAAGCCTCCTGAAAGAGAAGGAGGCTCTAGAGGCCAGCATTAAGGTGCTGTCGGTATCCCATGAGGCAGATGTGGGCCTCACAGGTGTCCAGCCTCCAGGCCTCTCTTTTCCTGACTCTGTGGATGACCGATGTTCCACTCACAGCGAGGATAGCACTGGGACCGCCACCAGCTTGGATACTGCGGCAAGTCTCACCAGCACCAAGGGTGAATTTGGGGTAGAGGATGACAGGCCGGCTCGTGGACCCCCACCTCCAAAGTCCGAAGAAGCCAGCGGGTCGGAGAGTGGCGTTAGTAGTAGCAGTGGGGATGGACcatctgggggtggggaagtggaCAAACGACTGCACCAGCTGAAGACTCAGTTGGCTACTTTGACCAGCTCTTTGGCTACAGTCACCCAGGAGAAGTCTCGCATGGAAGCTTCTTACCTGGCTGACAAGAAGAAGATGAAACAGGACTTAGAGGATACCAGTAAAAAGGCAGAAGAGGAGCGGGGCCGTCTGGAGGGAGAATTGAAGGGGCTGCAGGAGCAGATAGCAGAAACCAAAGCCCGACTTATCACCCAGCAGCATGATCGGGCCCAAGAGCAAAGTGACCATGCCTTGATGCTTCGTGAGCTCCAGAAACTGCTGCAGGAGGAGAGGACCCAGCGCCAGGACTTGGAGCTTCGGCTGGAAGAGACCAGAGAAGCCCTGGCAGGACGGGCTTATGCAGCTGGTCAGATGGAAGGGTTTGAGCTGCAGACCAAGCAGCTGACCCGTGAGGTGGAGGACTTGAAAGGTGAGCTGCAGGCTCTTCGGGATGAGAAGAATCGGCCTGACCCTCGGCTGCGGGAGCTTCAGGAAGAGGCTGCCTGCCTGAAGAGCCATTTCCAGGCTCAGCTGCAGCAGGAAATGAGGAAG tTTGCTCTAGGCCTTTGTGGCTTTTCTGGACGCATTTCCATCTGTCCCCTTGCCTTACAGACAGCCCTTGCGGAAGATCAGCTACGCCAGCAATCTCAGGTGGAAGAGCAGAGGGTGGCGGCCCTGGAGAATCAAATCTCTGAGCTGTCCGAGCTGCTGGGCACCTATGAGAAAGCCAAGCAGAAGGACCAGCTGGCTATCCAGAAGCTAAAGGAGCGCATCCTGCAGCTGGACCTGGAGAACAAGACGCTGGCGCTCGCCGCCTCCAGCCGCTCCCCGCTGGACAGCCATGGCGAGGAGTCCAGTCTGGATGTCAACGTCCTGAAGGATAAGATGGAGCAGCTGAAGAGGCTGCTGCAGGTGGCGGCCAGGAAAAGCCAGGTGACCCTGGACGTGGAGAAGCTCTGTGACCTGGAGATAATGGCCGGCTCGGAGGCTGCCGACGGGGAGAAGGCTTCGGCACTCTACTACCAACAGGAGCTGAAGCAGCTGAAGGAGGAGTTCGAGAGGTACAAGATGAGGGCCCAGGTGGTCCTCAAGAGCAAGAACACCAAGGACGGCAATCTGGCCAAGGAGCTGGAGGAGGCCCAGGAACAGCTCGCCGAGCTGAAGGAGAAGTACATCTCCCTGCGGCTGTCCTGCGAGGAGCTCGAGCGCCAGCACGGGCAGGAGGCCGAGGACTGGAAGCAGGAGCTGGCCCGGCTGCAGCACACGCACCGCCAGGAGCTGGAGCAGAGCCAGCTGGACTTCAGGGAGCGTGCGCTGCGCCTAGAAGAGGAGCTGCACAAGCAGCGGGACCGGGCCCTGGCTGTGCTGGCCGAGAAGGACTTGGAGCTGGAGCAGCTGCGCTCCGTGGCCTTGTCCTCGGGGCTGCCGGGTCGCCGGAGCCCGGTGGGTGGCGGGGGGCCCGGGGACCCGGCCGACCTGTCGGCCCCGGACAGCCTGACCCAGGCGCTGCAGCTGGCCGCGGCCAACGAGCCCACGTTCTTCCTGTACGCCGAGCAGCTGGCCCGCAAGGAGGTGGAGATCGCGTCGCTACGGAAGCAGAAGCACAGGCTGGAGGGGGAGGTTCGGCAGCTGCAGGACCGGCTGCTGGAGGACGGGGAGCGGCACCGAGAGCAGGTAGCCGCCCTACAGAGCCACATTGAGAAGAACATCAGGGATCAGAATAGGGAAGGAGCCAACCTGGAGTACCTCAAAAACATCATCTACCGCTTCCTGACCTTGCCTGACAGCCTGGGCCGCCAGCAGACCCTCACGGCCATCCTGACCATCTTGCATTTCAGTCCCGAGGAGAAGCAAGCCATCACGCGCCTCCCCACCGGTGGGAGCTGGTGGCCTTCTGGCAAGAGATGA